Proteins from a single region of Pseudopedobacter saltans DSM 12145:
- a CDS encoding gliding motility-associated C-terminal domain-containing protein gives MMKIAAIISMWLCTMNLCAQVIIQKGSGVIIQNGVEVVVGSDFINEDEIQNDGTLRLTGNWENKNKNGGLIDSKGEVVLIGGNQELKGDYPMSFPSLKLSGTGIKVVSQNVRIFNLLDLSDRELSLIGRKLTLSNASESSLNRSSGFISSTEGGFFYRKLGQSGNYLYPMGANDNGQFLYRPIEINSPSNEGNTVGISFLKKDPNTAYYYRESRKDNISDVNFKFYHVIDRTDGDSRMKVNYFYNNEDGYASLAKWKDSFWENLSLNKSLDLTSPDLNKQFIFEIDDSFKTVPIALASVKDAHNLVFYNSYSPDGDGKNDTWTIGNIDGYPENEITIFNRWGGEVFKTKSFSSLNRWDGSSLNDGTYYYLLKVKIGDEYRVFKGFISLVKNQK, from the coding sequence ATGATGAAAATTGCAGCTATCATATCAATGTGGTTGTGCACTATGAACTTATGTGCTCAGGTGATTATCCAAAAAGGGAGTGGGGTGATCATCCAAAATGGGGTAGAAGTAGTTGTGGGATCAGACTTTATTAACGAAGATGAAATACAAAATGATGGAACTTTGAGACTTACCGGCAACTGGGAAAATAAAAATAAAAATGGGGGATTGATAGATTCAAAGGGAGAAGTGGTGCTTATAGGGGGAAATCAGGAATTAAAAGGAGACTATCCGATGTCTTTTCCTTCACTAAAGCTTTCCGGTACAGGTATTAAAGTTGTCTCTCAAAATGTGCGAATTTTCAATCTTTTAGATTTAAGCGATAGAGAACTAAGTTTGATAGGTCGCAAACTAACTTTGTCAAATGCATCAGAAAGTTCGCTGAATAGGAGCAGCGGTTTTATAAGTTCAACAGAAGGAGGTTTTTTCTATCGTAAATTAGGACAATCAGGGAATTATTTATATCCCATGGGAGCGAATGATAATGGACAATTTTTATATAGACCAATCGAAATAAATTCGCCTTCTAATGAAGGAAATACAGTGGGTATTTCTTTCTTAAAAAAAGATCCAAATACGGCGTATTATTATCGAGAAAGTCGAAAGGATAATATTTCTGATGTAAACTTTAAATTTTATCATGTTATAGATAGAACTGATGGGGATTCCCGAATGAAGGTGAATTATTTTTATAATAATGAGGATGGATATGCTTCATTGGCTAAATGGAAAGATAGTTTTTGGGAAAACTTATCTTTAAATAAGTCGTTGGATTTAACTTCTCCGGATTTAAATAAACAGTTTATTTTTGAAATTGATGACTCTTTTAAAACTGTTCCTATAGCATTAGCTAGTGTAAAAGACGCTCATAATCTTGTTTTTTATAACAGTTACTCGCCAGACGGAGATGGAAAGAATGATACTTGGACCATAGGTAACATAGACGGCTATCCAGAAAATGAAATTACTATTTTTAATAGATGGGGAGGGGAAGTTTTTAAGACAAAATCCTTTTCTTCGTTGAATAGATGGGATGGATCATCATTAAATGACGGAACGTATTATTATTTGTTAAAAGTGAAAATTGGAGACGAATATCGGGTGTTTAAAGGGTTTATTTCATTAGTAAAGAATCAAAAGTAA
- a CDS encoding PorP/SprF family type IX secretion system membrane protein, giving the protein MKRYLILFFIVISISLEAQAQQDPQFSQYMFNNLIINPAYAGYKENWNVSAVYRNQWVGVEGAPKTQTFILDGSLAKDKVGLALGVINDKYGLRGKFSAYVNYSYKLLVGEEGTLALGLAGGISQFTYDSDKATYEEEQERDFLNGKYTYMEPEARFGIHYSTNRFFFGASVTNLFSQMFSKEGSIRNIVTNQNNHFFLSSGYLFDINDYLRCKPTILLKEDFKGPTGLDGNLNFLVADKVWIGGSYRTNIDIWKKEVESLSGSSVVGMFQFVGDTWNIGYSYDYSAATLRSFNSTHEISLGFVLGKNRNLKILNPRYF; this is encoded by the coding sequence ATGAAAAGGTATCTTATACTTTTTTTTATTGTGATATCAATAAGCTTAGAGGCTCAGGCACAGCAAGATCCTCAATTTTCTCAATATATGTTTAATAATTTGATTATTAATCCAGCGTATGCCGGATATAAGGAAAACTGGAATGTAAGTGCTGTTTACAGAAATCAGTGGGTTGGAGTAGAAGGCGCTCCTAAAACACAAACTTTTATTTTAGACGGGTCGCTGGCTAAGGACAAAGTAGGTTTGGCTTTAGGCGTAATAAACGATAAATATGGATTAAGAGGAAAGTTCTCTGCATATGTTAATTATTCTTATAAACTTTTAGTTGGCGAAGAAGGTACTCTCGCTTTAGGTTTGGCGGGAGGAATTTCACAATTCACATATGATTCCGATAAGGCAACCTATGAAGAGGAGCAGGAACGAGATTTTCTAAATGGTAAATATACCTATATGGAACCAGAAGCGAGATTTGGCATACATTATAGTACAAATCGGTTTTTTTTCGGTGCCTCGGTTACCAACCTTTTTTCTCAAATGTTTTCAAAAGAAGGCTCAATACGCAATATAGTTACTAATCAGAATAATCATTTCTTTCTCTCATCGGGTTATCTATTTGATATTAACGACTACCTGAGGTGTAAACCTACTATTTTATTGAAAGAAGATTTTAAAGGACCAACTGGTTTGGACGGAAATTTGAATTTTTTAGTAGCAGATAAAGTCTGGATAGGAGGATCTTACAGAACAAATATAGATATTTGGAAAAAAGAAGTTGAAAGTCTAAGTGGAAGTTCAGTTGTAGGAATGTTTCAGTTTGTAGGTGATACATGGAACATAGGTTATTCATATGACTATTCAGCTGCAACTTTAAGGAGCTTTAACTCTACACACGAAATTAGTTTGGGCTTTGTTTTAGGTAAAAATAGAAACTTAAAAATCTTGAATCCAAGATATTTTTAA
- a CDS encoding OmpA family protein: protein MNFKKIFYICLFISASGYLLSPSKLKSNDLEKANAYYDNLDYYYAIDIYEKLIKKKPSLDVAEKLANCYRFVGRTQEAEQTYKKVITFPNFDPVNYFYYANVLKQNSKFEEAKHYYLMYGERVPKKAELALTQANSCDAARLWLDNPDKTVEISNVEALNSSASDFSPVIFNDGILFSSDRAFVAANEKKSKDKISGWTGNSFMKIYQAVGENPQGENYKLSLLPSHINKDYHNGPAAISWDGQYLVFTRIGNVNKKELRNVKNPIVRKEIYFSEKKNGVWTETQPFPYNSNFKYSVQHPTLSPNGNILYFSSDMPGGFGGMDLYYSVKIDGKWTVPVNCGNKINTAEDEAFPYVRQDGKLFFASKGHITLGGLDIFSATGEKGEWDEPENLKAPINSPKDDFGITFFSDNTTGLFTSNRVGGKGLDDIYHFSRKEETKPEIICVVAGKVVENGTNDPISGLRVYLVNKSKGEEKSVLSKEDGTFSFDLEKETDYVLRGDSDKFLLKQEGQLSTKGIKESTIFNVRFEVEKAEDAYLVKLNNIYYDFDKYTIRKDAEPELNKVLAFMKKMPYVNIELRAHTDSRGKASYNMLLSENRANSAKLFLLNGGADGSRLLAKGFGETQLLNHCKDGVKCTKEEHQLNRRTEFKVIKINPVQANHQSKTSKLR, encoded by the coding sequence ATGAACTTCAAAAAAATATTTTATATCTGTCTTTTTATATCGGCATCAGGATATTTATTAAGTCCTTCTAAATTAAAATCTAATGATTTAGAAAAGGCCAATGCATACTATGATAATTTGGATTACTATTATGCTATAGATATTTACGAGAAATTAATAAAAAAGAAGCCATCGTTAGATGTTGCAGAAAAATTAGCTAACTGTTATAGATTTGTAGGAAGGACACAGGAGGCAGAACAGACATATAAAAAGGTTATAACTTTCCCGAATTTCGATCCGGTGAACTATTTTTATTACGCTAATGTATTAAAACAGAACTCGAAATTTGAGGAAGCGAAGCATTACTATTTAATGTATGGAGAAAGAGTTCCGAAAAAAGCTGAGTTGGCACTTACTCAGGCAAATTCGTGTGATGCAGCTCGTTTATGGTTGGATAATCCTGATAAAACGGTAGAAATTTCAAATGTAGAGGCTTTGAACTCTAGCGCTTCAGATTTTTCACCAGTTATTTTTAATGACGGTATTCTGTTCTCTTCCGATAGGGCATTCGTTGCTGCGAACGAGAAAAAAAGTAAAGATAAAATTTCGGGGTGGACAGGTAATTCTTTTATGAAAATCTATCAGGCTGTAGGCGAGAATCCACAGGGAGAAAATTACAAATTAAGTTTATTGCCATCACACATCAATAAAGATTACCATAATGGTCCTGCGGCAATTAGTTGGGACGGACAATATTTGGTGTTTACGCGTATTGGAAATGTGAATAAAAAAGAGTTGAGAAATGTGAAAAATCCTATAGTTAGAAAAGAGATTTACTTTTCAGAAAAGAAGAATGGGGTTTGGACTGAAACACAACCATTTCCGTATAATAGTAATTTTAAGTATTCTGTACAACACCCTACCTTAAGTCCAAACGGGAACATATTGTATTTTTCTTCTGATATGCCTGGTGGATTTGGAGGAATGGATTTATATTATTCAGTAAAAATAGATGGAAAATGGACGGTTCCGGTAAATTGTGGAAATAAGATCAACACGGCTGAAGATGAAGCTTTTCCTTACGTAAGGCAAGACGGTAAATTATTCTTTGCGTCTAAAGGGCACATTACATTGGGAGGATTGGATATATTTTCTGCTACTGGCGAAAAAGGTGAATGGGATGAACCTGAGAATTTAAAAGCTCCTATCAATTCTCCAAAAGATGATTTCGGAATTACTTTTTTTTCAGATAATACCACCGGATTATTTACTTCCAACAGAGTTGGAGGGAAAGGTTTGGACGATATTTATCATTTTTCCAGAAAAGAGGAAACTAAACCAGAAATAATCTGCGTAGTGGCTGGTAAGGTCGTAGAAAATGGAACAAATGACCCTATATCTGGACTTCGTGTTTATCTGGTAAATAAAAGTAAAGGTGAAGAAAAGTCGGTTCTTTCTAAAGAAGATGGTACTTTTTCTTTTGATTTGGAAAAAGAAACTGACTACGTTTTGAGAGGAGACTCTGATAAGTTTTTATTAAAACAGGAAGGACAACTATCAACAAAAGGAATTAAAGAGTCTACCATTTTTAATGTTAGGTTCGAAGTGGAAAAAGCAGAGGACGCCTATTTGGTGAAATTAAATAACATTTATTATGACTTTGATAAATATACCATTAGGAAAGATGCAGAGCCGGAATTAAATAAAGTATTGGCGTTTATGAAGAAAATGCCTTACGTCAATATAGAACTTCGGGCCCATACCGATTCGAGAGGGAAAGCTTCTTATAATATGTTATTATCAGAAAATAGAGCGAATTCCGCTAAACTGTTTCTGTTAAACGGAGGCGCAGACGGCTCAAGGTTGTTGGCTAAAGGATTTGGAGAGACACAACTATTAAATCATTGTAAAGACGGTGTTAAATGTACTAAAGAAGAGCACCAATTAAATAGACGAACCGAATTTAAGGTAATTAAGATCAATCCGGTTCAGGCAAATCACCAATCAAAAACAAGTAAATTGAGATAA
- a CDS encoding DEAD/DEAH box helicase produces MKFNKYNISSGIKRSLEEAGFKKPTDIQFKSIPQILSGQDILAIAQTGTGKTAAFAIPLISMLERSKPHLDKPTIKAVVMVPTRELAIQIEQVFLNLGKYTSIIPLAVIGGVEIEPQLKKLNKADVLIATPGRIMDLVFKGHLYLKQIDFLVLDEADRMLEQGFYNDIKKLITLLPKRRQTMFFSATINDTIKDLAYALVNKPVRIQLSPKDPVSKNVDHAVAYVGMDDKRFFLERLIKENQGKKIIVFVRTKIRAERVAKAMERVNIHTETIHGDKDQKNRFQVLDNFRDGKNQILIATDISARGLDVKGVDFVVNYDLPEVPENYVHRIGRTGRGTSRGRAVSFCSEEEKAYLDAIQEYIGKPIDVMEINKGAYEETIVFSQANPYDWKSLMNEARQDNNGKRKKK; encoded by the coding sequence ATGAAGTTTAATAAGTACAATATATCATCAGGTATTAAAAGAAGTTTGGAAGAGGCAGGTTTTAAAAAGCCGACAGATATACAATTCAAATCTATTCCTCAGATTCTTTCCGGTCAGGATATATTGGCGATAGCTCAGACAGGTACGGGAAAAACTGCAGCTTTTGCAATCCCTTTGATTAGTATGCTTGAGCGATCAAAACCTCATTTAGATAAGCCGACCATAAAAGCCGTAGTAATGGTGCCAACAAGGGAACTTGCCATACAGATAGAGCAGGTTTTTCTAAACCTGGGAAAATATACATCTATAATTCCTTTAGCTGTGATAGGTGGAGTTGAGATTGAACCACAACTCAAAAAGCTAAATAAAGCGGATGTTTTGATTGCTACGCCAGGCAGAATTATGGATCTAGTTTTTAAAGGCCATCTTTACCTTAAACAAATAGATTTTTTAGTTTTGGATGAAGCTGATAGAATGTTGGAGCAAGGTTTTTACAATGATATCAAGAAATTAATAACATTGTTACCCAAAAGGAGACAAACTATGTTTTTCTCTGCAACCATAAATGATACAATTAAAGATCTAGCCTATGCATTGGTAAATAAGCCGGTGCGTATCCAATTGTCTCCAAAAGATCCTGTGTCTAAAAATGTAGATCACGCCGTTGCATATGTAGGGATGGATGATAAAAGATTTTTCCTGGAAAGATTAATTAAGGAGAATCAGGGGAAGAAAATTATAGTATTTGTAAGAACCAAGATAAGGGCAGAGCGGGTTGCTAAAGCGATGGAAAGAGTAAACATCCATACAGAAACTATCCACGGAGACAAAGATCAAAAAAATAGATTTCAGGTTTTAGATAATTTTAGAGATGGAAAAAATCAGATTTTAATAGCAACAGATATAAGTGCTAGAGGACTTGATGTAAAGGGTGTAGATTTTGTTGTAAACTACGATTTGCCTGAAGTTCCTGAAAACTACGTTCACAGAATAGGCAGAACGGGCAGAGGTACGAGCCGGGGAAGAGCAGTGTCGTTTTGCAGCGAAGAGGAGAAGGCTTATTTAGACGCAATACAGGAATATATAGGTAAACCGATAGATGTAATGGAAATCAATAAGGGAGCGTATGAAGAAACTATTGTGTTTTCCCAAGCAAATCCATACGATTGGAAAAGCCTGATGAACGAAGCCAGACAAGATAATAATGGAAAACGTAAAAAGAAATAA
- the fsa gene encoding fructose-6-phosphate aldolase codes for MKFFIDTANLAQIKEAQDLGVLDGVTTNPSLMAKEGITGEENILNHYKAICDIVEDNVSAEVISTDYEGMIKEGEALAALNPKIVVKIPMIKDGIKAIKYFSSKGIRTNCTLIFSAGQALLAAKAGASYVSPFLGRLDDIGADSYGLIEDIRLIFDNYGYETEILAASIRNAVHIVECAKIGADVMTGPLSSILGLLKHPLTDNGLAQFLADHAKAAGK; via the coding sequence ATGAAGTTTTTTATAGATACAGCAAATCTTGCTCAAATTAAAGAAGCGCAAGATTTAGGTGTTTTGGATGGTGTAACAACCAACCCTAGCTTAATGGCTAAAGAAGGTATAACTGGTGAAGAGAATATCTTAAATCATTACAAAGCTATTTGTGATATCGTTGAAGATAATGTAAGTGCAGAGGTTATCTCTACAGATTACGAAGGGATGATTAAAGAAGGTGAAGCTTTAGCAGCTTTAAACCCTAAGATTGTTGTTAAAATTCCTATGATTAAGGATGGTATCAAAGCAATTAAATATTTCAGCAGCAAAGGAATAAGAACAAACTGTACTTTGATTTTTTCTGCGGGACAAGCTTTATTAGCGGCAAAAGCAGGTGCTAGCTATGTATCTCCGTTCTTAGGCAGATTAGATGATATCGGTGCAGATAGCTATGGACTAATAGAGGATATCAGATTGATTTTTGATAACTACGGTTATGAAACAGAAATCTTAGCGGCTTCTATCAGAAATGCAGTTCACATTGTGGAGTGTGCAAAAATCGGCGCTGATGTAATGACAGGTCCTTTGTCTTCTATCTTAGGTTTGTTAAAACACCCATTAACTGATAATGGTTTAGCTCAATTCTTAGCAGATCATGCTAAAGCTGCTGGTAAATAG
- a CDS encoding YpdA family putative bacillithiol disulfide reductase: MDYDILIIGAGPIGLACGIEAKKKGLSYIIIEKGCLVNSLYNYPQNMTFFSTSERLEIGDIPFISNNLKPTRSEALEYYRRVTLYFDLNVRLFEEVLDLKGVQGSFEVKTSKNFYKAKNIIVSTGFYDIPNWMGVEGENLSKVFHYYNDPSYFAIQKVMVVGASNSSVDAALECYRKGAEVTMVIRNGEISDRVKYWVKPDIENRIKEGSIKAYFNSEIKSIKEDVVLINTPNGDLQLDNDFVLALTGYQPNFSFLQHLGIMLEGRNRYPKYDEASMETNRKGVYLAGVVCGGMDTHLWFIENSRIHAEIIISHIVSE; the protein is encoded by the coding sequence ATGGATTACGATATTTTAATTATAGGGGCCGGACCAATTGGTCTGGCATGTGGAATAGAAGCTAAGAAAAAAGGATTGTCATATATAATAATAGAGAAAGGCTGTTTGGTAAATTCTTTATATAACTATCCGCAGAATATGACTTTTTTTTCGACATCAGAAAGGTTAGAAATAGGGGATATTCCTTTTATTTCCAATAATTTAAAACCAACTCGATCAGAAGCGTTGGAATATTATCGGAGAGTGACACTCTATTTCGATTTGAATGTTCGTTTATTTGAAGAAGTTTTAGACTTAAAAGGAGTGCAGGGAAGTTTTGAAGTAAAGACAAGTAAAAATTTCTACAAGGCTAAAAATATAATAGTTTCTACCGGATTTTATGACATCCCTAACTGGATGGGAGTAGAGGGGGAAAACTTATCCAAAGTATTTCATTATTATAATGATCCCAGCTATTTTGCGATACAAAAAGTAATGGTTGTTGGAGCCAGTAATTCGTCCGTAGACGCTGCTTTGGAATGCTATCGCAAGGGAGCAGAAGTAACGATGGTTATAAGAAATGGTGAAATTAGTGATAGGGTAAAATATTGGGTGAAACCTGACATCGAAAATAGGATTAAAGAAGGAAGTATTAAGGCCTATTTTAATTCCGAAATAAAAAGCATTAAAGAAGATGTTGTTCTGATAAATACGCCAAATGGAGATTTGCAATTAGATAATGATTTTGTGTTGGCTTTAACAGGATATCAGCCTAATTTTTCTTTTTTACAACATTTGGGAATAATGCTGGAAGGACGAAATCGCTATCCAAAATATGATGAGGCAAGCATGGAAACAAACCGTAAGGGAGTATATCTGGCGGGTGTTGTTTGCGGCGGAATGGATACGCATTTATGGTTTATAGAAAACTCAAGAATCCATGCAGAGATAATCATTTCCCATATTGTAAGTGAATGA
- a CDS encoding D-glycero-alpha-D-manno-heptose-1,7-bisphosphate 7-phosphatase, whose protein sequence is MEIKNKAVFLDRDGVLNKELGDYVCTLEDFEILEHNYETLKELQDRGYLLMVATNQGGIAKGWYTLDTLNEMHNRLAKAYEPYGVKFTDFYFCPHHPNFTGECDCRKPKPGMLLKGIADHSIDPSQSYFIGDKFTDVEAAEAAGMTGIKIEIDQPLGEILHLIK, encoded by the coding sequence ATGGAAATTAAGAATAAGGCTGTTTTCTTAGACAGAGATGGTGTGTTGAATAAAGAATTGGGAGATTATGTTTGCACTTTAGAAGATTTTGAAATACTTGAACATAATTACGAAACTTTAAAAGAATTACAGGACAGAGGATACCTTCTTATGGTTGCTACTAATCAAGGAGGAATAGCTAAAGGATGGTATACTTTGGACACCTTAAATGAAATGCATAACAGGCTGGCAAAAGCCTACGAGCCTTATGGCGTAAAATTTACTGATTTTTATTTTTGCCCTCATCATCCAAACTTTACCGGCGAATGCGACTGCAGAAAGCCTAAACCGGGTATGTTATTGAAAGGAATTGCAGATCATAGTATAGATCCTTCACAATCTTATTTTATTGGTGATAAATTTACTGATGTTGAAGCTGCTGAAGCTGCAGGGATGACTGGTATTAAGATTGAGATTGACCAACCTTTGGGTGAAATTTTACATTTGATTAAGTAG